The genome window gGCATTGGGGCATCTTCAGTCCACGGGCGTAAATGCGGGCGAAAGGCTAGCAGCAAAAACtggcagaccaggcagggccaaactgcctggaaaacccacaacagccaaaaatagttggcctttaatgccctgccctccaccccacaatacaataatatttccTTTAAGCTCATCGGACCCAATCCAGCCAAAGTGGTTTCAATAAGAGGTcccaaaatccaacttttctcagcctgttggggcgggcagggagggagggagggagggagggggaacaatgGAGGGACAAAACCAAACCTTTCTCAGGCTGTGACGAGGCAGCTGCTGCGAGGGCTTCCTCCTGGGcctgctcacctttctttcccttctgtgctggtggccactggccagtcagcagcaggggaggaggtttgtctgTGCAACCACACCCTGACCCTAGGAGAAGGCAGCGCACACTGGGTCGAAGGGAGGTGGAGCTTGCTAATGAACTGAGAACTGGAACTGACCCAGTGAGCCACCGTatagagtgggcggggctaagacAGCCCGAGCCGACTTCTGTGTACAGCAGCTTGCCAGCTCCATGATGATGGTGCAGTCTGTGGGGGGGATATTTTGGCttggcgcccccatgtgaccccccatgtgaccaaaattgccacacccggggacaaggggtaccccttgtcccctaggtagGTCCGCCagtgatatcccccctttctctcctgtaggagactcaaaggggcttacaatctccttgcccttccccactcacaacaaacaccctgtgaggtaggtggggctaagagagctcagaaaagctgtgactagcccaaggtcacccagctggcatgtgtgggagtgcacaggctaatctgaattccccagataagcctccacagctcaggcggcagagtggggaatcaaacccggttcctccagataagaatgcacctgctcttaaccactacaccactgctgctcccagggtaAACTGGGAGGCCAAAACATCCCTGGAAAGAACCCTGTCCATCCCCTCCAccctttactgacagaaactaagACTTGAAGGCTGGCAGTGGTCACTGAGATCTCCCATTTTTATTAAATGTGCAGgggctgtttttattattttggggttGAGGTTAAGCTGATCTActtattcatttcaaaattttcttcAAATCTGGAGCTTTATTTAGGTTGGTAGAAACATTTGTCTGTttatggatttaaatatccacaaatAGACAGCACATTGGAAAGTATACAGATAATAAAactttaatatataaatatttttaaagtagcatttGTTGCACATTCTTTATTAGGTGTAATTAtatttgtctttctgttttttaaaaacagatgtttAAAGGATTTGAAAAATTGAAAGATGTTCAGTATGTCTACACACCTTTTGATTCTTCTCTCTGTGGTGTGAAATTAGAAGCCAATAACAAGAAGCAATACCTCCTTACAGGTACATTACATTCAGACAAAAGCACTGCACAATATATGTTCTAAACCATCACAAGTGGTTGGATGGAATGTTGGTACTTTTACAGAAGCTACATTGAAATCTTTCTTAAATGTTTAATTGATGCTGCTCAAATTGGGCAGCAATATTGTACATAGCTTAGAACACTTCAGTAACACCAGTGAAATTTCTGATTAAATCATAGCCTCTTTTGGAAGATGCTTTAATTTAAAATGCTAACTGAATTTGCAATTGTGTGCACGGTGGCTTGGTAGTCTTAACATTTTCCTTCAATGTAAGTTGTAGATTTTATCCTATACATAACCAAAACTTTCATTATTTTAATGGATGTGAATTGTTAAGATTTATGTACTCTATTATGTGCTGTTTTCCTAGGACGAATTTTAAATGATGGCAAAGTCCTTATACATTTGTGCAATTACATTGAACCATGGGATGATCTGACACTTTCACAAAAGAAAAGTCTAAATCAGAGATACCAAATGGGCTGTGGATGCAAAGTAAGTATATGAAATCTATTGAGGTGCAATTGCATTTTGGCCCTAAAGCACAAGGAAGGAATACTGGTTGGCTTTTTCCTTTCAGATGCTATGCTTCTTCCTCCACCACAGCTTCTTCCTCCACCAAGCCCTTGGTTCCCAGCAACTTTGGCCTCATTTAGTTTTGCAAATCATTGGAAAGAACAAAAGGAAGCTGCAGAGTTTGGGCTGTGTAGGGAACATCTGGAAAGAAAGGATCAGTGTGGGAATTCCTAGCTCTGAAATCTCTGCTGCCCCATTCCCTTTTCAGCAGAATGATACCAAAGTAAAAAAGCAGAACACAAAACTCTGGGAAGTGCTGACAGCCATCACTTGTGTTCATCTGTGTTGCCTGGCTCAGGGTGAAATAGCAGCAAACAGTTGGAGTGGTCAGTGCAGAAGCCCACAGCTTCTTCCTCCACCAAGCCCTTGGCCAGGCACCTGCAACCAAACAGTATGATTGCCAAGCTGACGGGACACTGATGGAGAGTgatcttccaaaacatcctgccTGTATATGGCTTTCTAGGTTGGTGAATGCCATACAAATGCCATGATCACAATGAAGCTCTGCTCATCCAGTGTTTGACAGGCCATTCCTATCCAAGGGTGACAGAGGGTAAAGGATTCCAaaaggcaggctggctggcagggCACCTCCTGTGCCAAATATATTTCTGTACCTGTTTATGTTCAGTGTGACAGCTGACATCCTGCCTCCTCTGACTGTGCATTGCCCTGCGCTGACCCAGAGACCCTCTGTTAAGCCTGCTATGAGGGGGGTGGCAGCTGTTGGCAGATTGCCATGTTGTGGAGCACAGCACAGATGGCAAAGAACTTGGTGACTGTCAGACGCTGCGTGGTCTAGTGCTCTTCCATATGGTAGAGGCAATGGAACTATATCCTCAGCTAGCTGAATGCCCATTTGATGACCATGTGTGTTTGGGGATCTGATGGTTTTTCCTCATGACATGGTGTCAGCAAATAAGGGAATAGGAGGTATCTGCAGTCATCTAGCATGGATGGAATGACACTCATCAGGGGCGAGGGCCTCTGCCTGTTTGCCTACCCCTGGTCATCCTCTGACCATGTGGCCAACAGGCAGTTAAGGCCATATATGTATCATAGGCGCTGCCCAAGAACTTGGCCATGAGGGCTGTGGAAATGCCCTAATGATTGCAGGACACTTGAATATTCATGCTGTAGAACTGATGGCAGCTTTAGTAAACCTGCAGCTCCTCCTGGAACACAACAAGGGCAATGTAGGTGTAGACTACAGTGGCCACTACATTCGGGAGCCTGTGACTGCTGTGAACCCTCCCTAGATGAGTGCCAGCTCTGTCTGTTCTGTGGAGAAGCACACATACTCTTGTAGGTTAGGCAGCATGGCATCCAGGAAGCTGTGCTGACAACAGCTTACTGACGACTGGGACACCTCCAGGACTTCAGCCAGAACCCCTTTCAAGGGTGGTGGCCAGAAACCTGAAGGAGAACAGGCTCTTCTGCAGGACAGGGCTGATGCAGGGAGTGGTAGTTTGACCTTGGAGAGCTGGTCTGTGCTCCTTGCACAGGACTTGGATGGTCACCCTGTCCAGGCAGAAGTCATTTAGCAGGTGTTGTCTGACATATGAAGCATACTGATGTGTGCACAGCATCAGTGAGCACAGCACCTTCTCCATCATCACAGTGCCACCCAAACATAGAGCACCAGCAGTAGATGGATGAGTCACATGCCTAGTGGAAGAAGGGGGCACCATGCCAGGGCAGGCTGGCTGGGACTTGTGGAGAGAAATGGATGAGTTCTATACAAAGAGGTTTGGGCCCTTGTAGCACAGCTGCCCTTGTGTCCCACACCCTTTTCCCTACCCCCTGTACCCATGGATGGCCTCCCTGTCTGCATGGCTTCCTTTTGATGCCTGGTATCCATTGTGGGAACAGGGAGAGGTGAGGTGGGAGCAGGCATTCTTTGTGAGATTGAATAGTGACCCTTAAGcagatgtatgtatgtgtgcaaaTGGACTGATGTTCTACTCTATGTCCTCCCATCCCAGGATCCTTTTTCCTGATCTTGCAGCACCATTTCCATGCCCTGACCCCAACAATGTGATCTGTGGTAGTTGAGGTAGTCATCCTGCGAACAGTGGGCATTTTGCAGTCCATGGGCCAGCAACTGAGGGTGAGCCCATCTTTGAATGGCAGTAAGGACAGTGGGAACTGAGGAGGATGCAGGAGCCAGAGGTGAGCAGCATCCTCCAGTCTCTGGTGTCTCAGGTGACATGGGGGACTCTGGGTTCTAATCTGAACCCTGGGCACTGGGCCTGCAGCAGACTCAGACCACTCTCCACCCTTTTAACCATGTAGGTGGCAGGAGTGGCTGGAGGGCCACCAAGAATGAACAGGAAACAGAAAACCTTCTTTAATGGTCAGCAGTGGATGAAAAGGATGGCATCACCTGTGATGGCAGATGCCAGACACATGGAGGAGCTGCTTGCTGTCATGAGGGATGTAGGGGAGGAACAGGAGGACATCAATAGATGCTTCTGGTCCCTACATGATACCCAACCCCAGCACTTCCTGTCCTGCTCTACCACCAGCAGTGGTTGGAGAAGGGGTACCCTTGGCAGCAACAGCATCCTGCTGTAAAGTACAGCTGCTGGTGAGCAGAGGGCACTCAAAACTTGTACAGACTCTTCTTGGcatctcccccttttccttctgaaaTTTGTACGCCCTTTGGTCCATGTGGCCCAGAGGTCTACTTGGAGTGtctggggtgtgtgggtgttGGGGTTCTTGCCAACACTGCCAAGTGCCCAGGGATTTGTGAAATACTTGATCTgtttaagggggtgggggatgtgccTAAGACACAGAGCCAGCATCCCTGGCCTCACCCCTTTTCCCCTCTTGGCCGTGATATTGGTGATAGGGtgacccccatgtttggtgaccCCAATTGGTTCTACCTGGTCTATCTGTCATAGCTGTCCTAAGTCACCACAACACCCCTATGGGATTGGATGGTGCACTTGCTGGGATGCTGATGTGGTTACAACCACTGAAACCCAGCTACTGACTATTTTTCCTGCTGGCTACCACCTAAACAAACCCTTTAGGGAATTGACCAGCAGTGCCTCAGTTACTCTGTGGCAGCCACTATTCTGcccattaaataaatgaatgaaataataaacttAATTGGTTAAATCACTTGCCTATACTTGTACCATTAAAACAGGCAATAGGGTGGATACAACCATTCTCCAATAAGCCTAGGCTAAATAATTTCCCTCCCATTTAAGTAGCTCTTCCTCCGCTTTGCTCAGTGGATTAAGATCCACCCCCAAAGATGGCATTTTAAGGACACGGGTTTGAAAAAAAGTATATATTGCTATAGGTTATATATCTTCCTGGCAAGCTTCTATGAATGAGAGATCACATTATAATATCTAATCCAGTTTCAATTTTCTCACTAGCTTTAATACTACTATGGTGTGACTAATGGTGTAGTTAGTTGGGTATGATAGGCCTGCGCTGAAAACCCCACTCTATCATGCAACTCCCTACATCACTTGGGTCATTGTTCTCTTTCAGTCTAACAtaccctcacaaggttgttatgagaCTAAcctatgtatttacttcatttaaagttctctccagtggggacctgaagtggcttatatttttctcctctttcactTTGTCTGCATACctaccctgcgaggtaggcaaggctgaaggtatgtgactggctgaaggtcatccAGAATGGGCATTTGAGTCTGGGTCTCCCACATTCTAGTTTGACACTCtgtccactacaccacaatgcCATACCTACGCTGAGCTGCTTGGAAGTAGGGCAGGACAAAAATATGAGTAATGAATAACAATGTGAAAGTAACTTGAAATGGTGTTAAGAAGTATGTACACTAACATGACATTTCTGTGTAATGTGTTTGTAACAGCCCAAtgcagatgcgggggggggggggactctgtggcagctggggacagtgtggagaagatggtgcGGCACCATCTCCAATGGAAGTCTGGGTGGCACAGCAAGCagcaggaggggagggacatTGCTCCCCAGAAAACTCCATTGAAAAAGTTACTTACACCACATGTTTTCCATTATCATTTGGTTATTCCATTATCATTGGGAAAAGTGCCTTGTGAAAGGTGACTACTattggctccatccctgggaatgcccctggcctGTTCCCATCCTCCTTTATGCTAATGCAGTTCTAGGGGTGGAACCCTCTTCTAGGACAGGTGCTGGGGAGCTCTACAACACCCACCTGCTTCCCTGTTAGCCCTCCTCAGCTGTTTAGATGCCACTTATGCCCGCAATGTGGGCAAATATGTTGGCACAGGCCTATTCAGCTTCCAGGACTTGCTTGGCCTCttctcctctggattgggctgcctgtgtctAAGGTTAAGTTCACATTTGTTGCCATTAAAAATCTACTGCATAGTGTGAGTGGAAACATGCCATATCAAAACTTAAACTGCCTTTCCAACTGGGTCAGGGGGAGGATGTGTTAAATATTGCTACTAGTGTCTTGCTTTTTAGAGGCTGGTGGAATTGGACAATTCAACCAAGTTGACCTAAATTGTTTTATGTCGATCGGATTGACCTTTGCATCTCTCCATATTATTTTATGGAAGTGGATTGTTATTATActtcattattattatactaCATTATTGTACTATATAATATGTATACTGAACAAAGAAAATTGGAGGATTAATGTGatcttttgtttttagatttcgaCCTGTTACACAGTGCCCTGTTCCATCACTACACCAAATGAATGTTTGTGGGTAGACTGGCTGATAGAAAGGAAGCTTTATGGGCATCAAGCAAAACATTATGCCTGTATCAAGCGCAACGATGGAACATGCAGTTGGTATCGAGGTGGTCCTCTTCCAGAAAAAGAGTTTATTGATATGAGTGAACCATGAATTGTGTTAACTTCTTGAAAAGCTGTCTGCTCATTGCTTTGAACTTTCAATGTCTATCTGTTACTTAGAAACAAAAACAATTTTTGCTGTGTAAAATACAGTGTTCATAGAATTCGGACCAAGACAAGAGGAGGAGCTATCTCTTGGAGATAGCTCCTATCTAAGTTTCTTTTTATAGAGGACAGCTACATggaaattttgttttttttaaagcgtgACTTTATTTTTATCGAAATGAATGTATCCATACACAAGTTGGATCAAAATTTGGACTCTTgataataaattcaataaaagaaCATTTTGTTTTTTACCCAAAACAAAGTTCCTAAGGAAATAAGTGTGATTTTCTTACAGCCATATTTCTTTGTTCTGAGATCAAAGAACTTGGACAGAATATACATAAGATGCACTGTAGTAACTTGCTGTAAAAAGTCCAATGAATTGATTTTCCCATTTCAGATGATGtaaattaaaattttgtgtgcatgtgtgtatgattTAAAACTCTTGTCTTCATTTCTTGTATGTTGTTTACCATGTCTTGTGTAGCCTTGTTTGAAGGGTTTGTTCTTAGCTATAATACATCACTGATCATTAAAAACAGATCCAATGGATTTGAATATACTGTAAAAAGGTACTGATGTTCCATTACATAATTATGACATTGTACTATTAGAAGACATGAGTGGTTGAAGTCAATGTCCTATGACTAAGGGATAAAAGAATGAATGAGAAAATATTTGTAACCAGTTTTTAGGTACTGTGGTTTGGATCCTACAAACCACCAATTCAAGGAGCTAGCGGAGCTGAATATCCCCTACCTCACATTCTGCCAGCAACTTCCTGTGATGCCTGAGATGCAATTTCACCTGATCCCCTCACCTTACTGCAGCACTCCAGTGCTGCATGGTATTCACTCTCCAGGAGTGTAACCTTCAGTATCAACTTTGGAGGGATTCAAAGGTGGTTGCCAACTACTGCTGACACTGCTCTATTTCTGGCAGGGCATTTTGTGACTACAGTATTATGATTGTTGGGATGCTGGTGCAAGAAATATTCCGCAAAATGCCAAATGTCAAAATGTGTGCAGTAGTGATTCTAAATTCAGTGCTGAAGCTTCAGTTCATCTGAAGGATGATTTAATTCAAACATTTCAGTTATTTGAAATTTTTTCAAATAAATGGCCATGAGAATTagataaatatttcaaaaaagaTTTTTGTGTTTTAGACATGAATGTTATGTTTCTTCAGATATGATTGGCACTGGAATTTCCCAGTATAATCTGCTGTATGGCAATATGATCATATGTTATTTTGACATTGCAGAAGCTCTTTTCCCCTCACTCCGTACACTTAAAATATTAACAGAGAGCTGAAATAAAGCAAGCCATTGGAAACCATCTCTACTCCAGCACTAGTATATCAAAATAAATGGCAATGTTTGATTTAGAACTTTGCTTCATAAGAATATGCTAATGATATcaaatgccaaaaatgttttgaTAAGCATAAAGTGAAACCAGTGTAATGCTAATTAAAAGCAAGATGCAGATTCCAAAAACATAATGTACCAGTTAatatttctgcatttctgtcacTGAAGACAACTACAGCATGAAACACTGGCACTTTATGACCTTTCCTTATGAAAGAATCACTAACTTCATGATATTCCTTCCTTGGGTTTAGATAAATATGCTGCATCATGGCCACTAATGTGACTGCCCTCACTCACTAATTgaattcatttcttttaaaacataatttaagcAGAATTGGCACACATCTTGCCCCCATTTACTCACCATGCATAATGATCTGCTAATATCCACCCATTCACTTTGTTAATTCTTTAGGAGAATCAGCAGAACAGGtttaggtttgtttttgtttttttaaattaatccttCCCCTCTCTGGCTTTGAATAATCCCATGAAGATAACTCATCCCTTTTTGTACATATCCT of Sphaerodactylus townsendi isolate TG3544 linkage group LG03, MPM_Stown_v2.3, whole genome shotgun sequence contains these proteins:
- the TIMP4 gene encoding metalloproteinase inhibitor 4 produces the protein MNPVFGTLLFSLLLLLTLRIQELIEACSCARAHPQQLICDSALVIRAKISSEKVVPANDDPLDTHKMIQYEIKQIKMFKGFEKLKDVQYVYTPFDSSLCGVKLEANNKKQYLLTGRILNDGKVLIHLCNYIEPWDDLTLSQKKSLNQRYQMGCGCKISTCYTVPCSITTPNECLWVDWLIERKLYGHQAKHYACIKRNDGTCSWYRGGPLPEKEFIDMSEP